The following are from one region of the Actinomyces sp. oral taxon 897 genome:
- a CDS encoding thiamine-binding protein, producing the protein MLVAFSVSPTTTDAPDGSVSEAVARAVRVVRSSGLPSETTSMFTTIEGEWDECMAVVKAACQAVAEVSPRVALVLKADIRPGWTGQLSAKVERVEARLRQDDVDGGDAS; encoded by the coding sequence ATGCTCGTCGCCTTCTCCGTGTCCCCCACCACTACCGACGCGCCTGACGGCTCGGTGTCCGAGGCGGTGGCCCGGGCCGTGCGCGTGGTGCGCAGCTCCGGCCTGCCCAGTGAGACCACCTCCATGTTCACCACCATTGAGGGGGAGTGGGACGAGTGCATGGCGGTAGTCAAGGCTGCCTGCCAGGCCGTGGCCGAGGTGAGCCCCCGCGTGGCCCTCGTCCTCAAGGCCGACATCCGCCCCGGCTGGACGGGACAGCTGAGCGCCAAGGTCGAGCGGGTCGAGGCCCGGCTCCGGCAGGACGACGTCGACGGCGGAGACGCCAGCTGA